Proteins encoded together in one Streptomyces sp. NA04227 window:
- the cas7e gene encoding type I-E CRISPR-associated protein Cas7/Cse4/CasC, which produces MPTTALPARFICVHLLQTVPFANLNRDDTNSVKTVQFGGVLRTRVSSQCWKRAVRQDFELRTGQSALRTRRIAERVARLLTEERGWDADLAARAGAHLAAAAGIKFELEEKDKKALPNVVLQNALVYVPETAASELADIAEEFRTEIEKAKDITKSTDKSALKDHSDRVKAVLRSRNGVINTFGRMLAEVDDAGVDGAVQVAHAMTTHPTDIEIDYFSAVDDVTDQWKDATGSGHMGHAEFSAGTFYRYATLDLAELAANLGGDMAAVRELAEAFVQSFVRSLPQAKKNSTAPNTPPDLVHVTVRADRPLSLAAAFEKPVRMAADGGFAAASRDALAEYAEAVNEFMGKDGILLAGWAGLDAKDHAGLGERHTSVDKLVTAAANRAFEKEAAA; this is translated from the coding sequence ATGCCGACCACCGCCCTCCCCGCCCGCTTCATCTGCGTCCACTTGCTGCAGACCGTCCCGTTCGCGAACCTCAACCGCGATGACACGAACTCGGTGAAAACCGTCCAGTTCGGTGGCGTTCTGCGCACCCGGGTCTCCAGCCAGTGCTGGAAGCGCGCCGTGCGCCAGGACTTCGAGCTGCGCACCGGGCAGAGCGCGCTGCGCACCCGTCGTATCGCCGAGCGGGTGGCCCGACTGCTGACCGAGGAGCGAGGCTGGGACGCCGATCTCGCTGCCAGGGCGGGGGCGCACCTGGCGGCCGCTGCCGGGATCAAGTTCGAGCTGGAGGAGAAGGACAAGAAGGCCCTTCCGAACGTCGTCCTGCAGAACGCCTTGGTCTACGTGCCAGAGACCGCTGCATCCGAACTCGCCGACATCGCTGAGGAGTTCCGCACGGAGATCGAGAAGGCCAAGGACATCACCAAGTCCACGGACAAGAGTGCCCTCAAGGATCACAGCGATCGTGTGAAGGCTGTCCTGCGCTCCCGCAACGGTGTGATCAACACCTTCGGTCGCATGCTCGCCGAGGTGGACGATGCCGGTGTCGACGGCGCGGTCCAGGTCGCTCACGCCATGACCACCCACCCCACCGACATCGAGATCGACTACTTCTCCGCCGTCGACGACGTCACCGACCAGTGGAAGGACGCCACCGGCAGCGGCCACATGGGCCACGCCGAGTTCAGCGCCGGCACGTTCTACCGCTACGCCACCCTCGACCTGGCCGAACTCGCCGCCAATCTCGGTGGCGACATGGCAGCGGTCCGGGAGTTGGCCGAGGCGTTCGTACAGTCGTTCGTACGCTCCCTGCCGCAGGCGAAGAAGAACTCCACCGCCCCGAACACTCCGCCGGACCTGGTCCACGTCACTGTCCGCGCCGACCGCCCCCTCTCCCTGGCGGCGGCCTTCGAGAAGCCCGTACGCATGGCCGCTGACGGCGGGTTCGCCGCCGCTTCCCGTGATGCCCTCGCCGAGTACGCCGAGGCCGTCAACGAGTTCATGGGCAAGGACGGCATTCTCCTGGCGGGTTGGGCGGGCCTCGACGCCAAGGACCACGCCGGACTCGGCGAGCGGCACACCTCCGTCGACAAGCTGGTCACCGCTGCGGCGAACCGCGCCTTCGAGAAGGAGGCCGCGGCGTGA
- the casB gene encoding type I-E CRISPR-associated protein Cse2/CasB, whose translation MTLESTVTQAAVSAPRSPRTGRLTSYDRFVEAVSRRCQTDPGARSALRSGVGKDLDSVPRMHQVIAHLVPTAANDSSQRAYYAVAAVIAEQARRQQAPQVEDTGSTAADDPTAEPGTEESAAGAVRPDYGTSLGAAFAAAVVAGPGRERQMRRGTAESRLNILCKQQITGLHRHLPASVRYLRSLNVPIDFARLLQDLVDWPRDSGRITRRWLQDFYRALQEEDRRRADGADAKATADSADVSQNAV comes from the coding sequence GTGACCCTCGAAAGCACCGTCACGCAGGCGGCAGTGTCCGCTCCTCGGAGCCCACGTACAGGCCGGCTCACGAGCTACGACCGGTTCGTCGAGGCAGTGAGCCGCCGTTGCCAGACCGACCCGGGAGCCCGCAGTGCGCTGCGCTCAGGTGTCGGCAAGGACTTGGACTCCGTGCCGCGCATGCACCAGGTCATCGCCCACCTCGTGCCGACTGCCGCCAACGACAGCTCGCAGCGTGCCTATTACGCGGTCGCGGCCGTGATCGCCGAGCAAGCGCGCAGGCAGCAGGCGCCCCAGGTCGAGGACACCGGGAGCACCGCCGCCGACGACCCGACCGCGGAGCCTGGAACCGAGGAGAGCGCTGCCGGGGCAGTGCGACCCGACTACGGCACCAGCCTCGGCGCCGCGTTCGCGGCCGCCGTCGTCGCAGGCCCGGGCAGAGAGCGCCAGATGCGCCGAGGTACCGCGGAGAGCCGGTTGAACATTCTGTGCAAGCAGCAGATCACCGGCCTGCATCGCCACCTCCCCGCATCAGTGCGCTACCTGCGGTCCTTGAACGTCCCCATCGACTTCGCACGGCTGCTGCAGGACCTCGTCGACTGGCCTCGTGACTCCGGCCGGATCACTCGACGCTGGCTCCAGGACTTCTACCGGGCTCTGCAGGAAGAGGACCGCCGCCGTGCCGACGGCGCGGACGCCAAGGCCACCGCGGACAGCGCGGACGTGTCGCAGAACGCCGTCTGA
- the casA gene encoding type I-E CRISPR-associated protein Cse1/CasA: MPLTNLLDEPLFPVRWKPGSAPPLGTGPDGEVGLRLLLRHAHEIETLTVAVPPAHSALLRILYALTARATGLDEAPDGPDEWLLRRDRILEAGRLPSEGIDTYCTRHHDRFFLFDPGGRPWMQDPRLTEECDAAGTAGVNKLIVTRPAGNNHSWFTHAVDARPDLPSASDAVLSLLTWLFYGPSGKCSARTVNGTKTSNATGGPLRGTLSYHPEGATLFETLLAGLVPPQQHVRRDQDLCPWEQEALSDPEGPPPAATGPCSKLTGQGVHALLLVPDPDDASRVADAYITWGYRTGRTARPDDDYLIWQISQAGNPYPRHAVSSRALWRDLDALLLADPPGQARPRRPAVFDWAQEISEDLRVRALGFEQDSQAKDIQFVDAATPPLLGHLERRAATSRPAVGQLRVLGERFGQRLDRALRRAWRTYVNDPKDSADAWPESGAARYWPGAEREFWLRFARLDRTGTAPDGGLDVPAARAAFLRLALTSFDEVTSQVAGTQRGAKAVEEARIDLFGDRRAASAARASKTKEPTP, translated from the coding sequence ATGCCTCTGACGAACTTGCTCGACGAGCCGCTCTTCCCGGTGCGGTGGAAGCCGGGCAGTGCTCCACCCTTGGGCACTGGCCCGGACGGCGAGGTGGGCCTGAGACTGCTGTTACGGCACGCGCACGAGATCGAGACTCTGACCGTGGCCGTCCCGCCCGCCCACTCTGCGCTCCTGCGGATCCTCTACGCCCTTACGGCTCGGGCGACCGGCCTGGACGAAGCTCCCGACGGCCCTGATGAATGGCTCCTGCGCCGCGACCGCATCCTTGAAGCGGGACGTCTGCCGTCGGAGGGGATCGACACCTACTGCACTCGCCACCACGACAGATTCTTCTTGTTCGACCCCGGTGGCCGACCGTGGATGCAGGACCCCCGACTGACCGAGGAGTGCGACGCCGCAGGCACCGCCGGGGTCAACAAGCTGATCGTGACCCGTCCGGCCGGCAACAACCACTCCTGGTTCACGCACGCGGTCGACGCGCGCCCGGATCTGCCGAGCGCATCGGATGCCGTGCTCAGTCTGCTCACCTGGCTCTTCTACGGTCCGTCCGGAAAATGCAGCGCGCGCACCGTCAATGGCACCAAGACGTCCAATGCGACGGGAGGGCCGCTGCGCGGAACCCTCTCCTACCACCCCGAAGGTGCCACGCTCTTCGAGACGCTTCTCGCGGGACTCGTTCCTCCGCAGCAGCACGTACGCCGTGACCAGGACCTGTGCCCGTGGGAGCAGGAAGCGCTGTCGGATCCTGAAGGGCCGCCCCCCGCCGCCACGGGCCCGTGCTCGAAGCTGACTGGGCAGGGCGTGCACGCCCTGCTCCTTGTACCCGATCCGGACGATGCCTCCCGCGTCGCGGACGCCTACATCACCTGGGGCTACCGCACAGGCCGTACCGCCCGCCCCGACGACGACTACCTGATCTGGCAGATCAGCCAGGCCGGCAACCCCTACCCCCGGCACGCAGTCTCCTCCCGCGCGCTCTGGCGGGACCTCGACGCATTGCTGCTCGCCGATCCGCCCGGCCAGGCCCGGCCCCGCCGTCCCGCCGTCTTCGACTGGGCTCAGGAGATCTCTGAAGACCTTCGTGTCAGAGCCCTCGGGTTCGAGCAGGACAGTCAAGCCAAGGACATCCAGTTCGTCGATGCCGCCACCCCGCCCCTCCTGGGACACCTGGAACGGCGCGCGGCCACGAGCCGCCCCGCGGTCGGTCAGCTCCGCGTCCTCGGTGAACGCTTCGGTCAGCGCTTGGACCGCGCCCTGCGCCGCGCCTGGCGTACCTATGTGAACGATCCCAAGGACTCCGCGGACGCCTGGCCGGAGAGCGGCGCAGCCCGCTACTGGCCCGGAGCCGAGCGGGAGTTCTGGCTTCGCTTCGCCCGGCTGGACCGCACGGGCACCGCCCCGGACGGCGGCTTGGACGTCCCGGCCGCGCGCGCCGCCTTTCTGCGCCTCGCGCTGACCTCTTTCGACGAGGTCACCAGTCAGGTCGCGGGCACGCAGCGCGGCGCAAAGGCGGTGGAGGAAGCCCGTATCGACCTGTTCGGTGACCGTCGTGCTGCGTCCGCCGCGCGTGCATCCAAGACGAAGGAGCCCACACCGTGA
- a CDS encoding CRISPR-associated endonuclease Cas3'', which yields MTERQESLHSVVLPDGRLWGKEHGLAEPYPVMCHLLDVAATFGVLWDELLETRARERFAEQLGLSEVQCRAVLSFWAGLHDLGKVSPAFQVQVPALFAAVCSLPEYAHVPGAGMRHEMATHWSLGSLLEEVGYPNRRVAAQRGGSGAALAQWVGQLLGGHHGLFGRKMTTGEMRAPASYEPGLGAGGWAVQRRRHLEELRRVTGAAAVPAGALSADLAVVLTGLVVCADWLASDTAAIDSVRGANGWRGTPGEVDAHFARAVAAAPSLVGAARLGRAEFTESSFSGMFPFVPNPLQADLVEHLPELVQTHGPGVLLVTAPTGDGKTEAALFASSVLGRAAGARGMYVALPTMATADAMYARVRSFAESALSGQRALTLLHSMAWLNPDYTPPPDDQAVQLSLDAATSVAAGDWVRGRYRGLLAPLSVGTVDQVLAGVLPLRYNMLRLFGLHEKVFVVDEAHAYGPWMHKLLLVLLEWLGAMRAPVVLLSATLTGQVAASLVNAYRRGAGFTEAVPVEPAYPGWLYAGAVTGEVSAPRSTATGRPRTLGVVVRPVAWDVRDGEPGGSAATDGRRAAVREELRQVVEGGGTALVCCTTVAEAQATFRDIRAAFPELARRSGGVRLLHSRFPARVRQETAAECERAYGKPEPGGEHPVREASVLVATQVVEQSLDLDFDMVISDLAPLAQLLQRAGRCRRHHRGSAGRPAWAAVEDAPRVVVLDPFVAPEGRMRPRSWGSVYDTSLLLRTSLLLKERAGGGIAVPGGVQELVDAVYAPDFVDDLEAAVGRELRDLDGERLASQMAKTSLAQTVAIDGPGNIQGNLHLISRQVEGVSEELLTTRLGADTGRVVCVYAQPDGAWTLDESGTVALPEGPRPSRQDTAEVMAHLVPVPGRWLRDGGVEYPADWRKQPLLREVGLLVLTPADGGWRCRLGERTIALSEVGVEEL from the coding sequence ATGACTGAGCGTCAAGAATCCTTACATTCAGTTGTGTTGCCGGATGGACGACTATGGGGCAAGGAGCACGGGCTGGCTGAGCCATACCCCGTGATGTGCCATCTGCTGGACGTGGCTGCGACGTTCGGCGTGCTGTGGGACGAGCTGCTGGAAACCCGGGCTCGGGAGCGGTTCGCCGAGCAGTTGGGGCTTTCGGAAGTGCAGTGTCGGGCGGTCCTGTCGTTCTGGGCGGGGCTGCACGATCTGGGGAAGGTGTCGCCCGCCTTCCAGGTGCAGGTGCCCGCACTTTTCGCGGCGGTGTGCAGCCTGCCGGAGTACGCGCACGTGCCGGGCGCCGGTATGCGTCACGAGATGGCGACGCACTGGTCGTTGGGCTCGCTGCTCGAAGAGGTGGGTTATCCGAACCGGCGCGTCGCTGCGCAGCGGGGTGGCAGCGGGGCCGCGTTGGCGCAGTGGGTCGGGCAGTTGCTCGGCGGGCATCATGGGCTGTTCGGACGGAAGATGACGACGGGCGAGATGCGGGCGCCCGCCTCGTACGAACCTGGTCTGGGTGCGGGAGGGTGGGCGGTTCAGCGGCGCCGTCACCTGGAGGAGTTGCGGCGGGTCACTGGCGCGGCAGCAGTGCCCGCGGGCGCCTTGTCGGCTGACCTGGCCGTTGTGCTGACCGGACTTGTGGTGTGTGCGGACTGGCTGGCCAGCGACACCGCCGCGATCGACTCGGTACGGGGCGCGAACGGCTGGCGAGGCACTCCGGGGGAGGTGGACGCCCATTTCGCGCGTGCGGTAGCGGCGGCTCCCTCACTGGTCGGCGCGGCACGACTGGGGCGAGCCGAGTTCACCGAAAGCAGCTTCAGCGGGATGTTCCCGTTTGTGCCGAACCCGCTCCAGGCTGACCTCGTCGAGCACCTTCCCGAGTTGGTGCAGACGCACGGCCCGGGCGTGCTGCTGGTGACGGCGCCGACAGGGGACGGGAAGACCGAGGCGGCGCTGTTCGCCTCGTCGGTGCTGGGGCGGGCGGCAGGGGCACGGGGGATGTACGTGGCGCTGCCGACGATGGCGACGGCTGACGCCATGTATGCGAGGGTGCGCTCGTTCGCCGAGTCGGCGTTGTCCGGGCAGCGGGCGTTGACGCTGCTGCACTCGATGGCCTGGCTGAACCCGGACTACACCCCGCCGCCCGACGATCAAGCCGTGCAGCTCTCCCTGGACGCGGCCACCTCGGTAGCTGCCGGGGACTGGGTTCGCGGGAGGTACCGCGGCTTATTGGCGCCGTTGTCGGTGGGCACCGTCGACCAGGTCCTGGCCGGTGTGCTGCCGCTGCGCTACAACATGCTGCGCCTGTTCGGGCTGCACGAGAAGGTGTTCGTGGTCGACGAGGCCCACGCCTACGGCCCGTGGATGCACAAGCTGCTGTTGGTACTGCTGGAGTGGTTGGGCGCGATGCGGGCGCCCGTGGTTCTCCTTTCGGCGACGTTGACGGGCCAGGTGGCGGCCTCGTTGGTGAACGCGTACCGGCGCGGTGCGGGGTTCACCGAGGCGGTGCCGGTCGAGCCGGCGTACCCGGGGTGGCTGTACGCGGGAGCGGTGACCGGTGAGGTCTCGGCGCCCAGGAGTACCGCGACAGGAAGGCCCCGCACCCTCGGTGTCGTCGTGCGACCGGTGGCCTGGGACGTGCGCGACGGTGAACCGGGCGGCTCTGCCGCGACAGATGGGCGCCGCGCTGCCGTGCGCGAGGAACTCCGGCAGGTTGTCGAGGGCGGGGGGACGGCGCTGGTGTGCTGCACGACCGTCGCCGAGGCTCAGGCGACTTTTCGTGACATCCGCGCAGCCTTCCCTGAACTCGCCCGACGCTCGGGCGGGGTGCGGCTGCTGCACTCCCGCTTCCCCGCCCGCGTACGTCAGGAGACCGCCGCCGAGTGCGAGCGCGCCTACGGCAAGCCGGAGCCGGGAGGCGAGCATCCAGTGCGTGAGGCCTCGGTGCTGGTGGCCACGCAGGTGGTGGAGCAGTCCCTCGACCTCGACTTCGACATGGTCATCAGCGACCTGGCTCCGCTGGCCCAACTGCTGCAGCGGGCAGGGCGCTGCCGGCGTCACCATCGAGGCAGCGCAGGCAGACCGGCATGGGCCGCGGTCGAGGACGCTCCGCGAGTAGTTGTGCTGGATCCGTTCGTCGCTCCTGAGGGCCGGATGCGCCCGAGGTCGTGGGGGTCGGTGTACGACACCAGCCTGCTGCTGCGTACATCCCTGCTGTTGAAGGAGCGTGCGGGTGGGGGCATCGCGGTCCCCGGCGGAGTGCAGGAGCTCGTGGACGCTGTCTATGCGCCGGACTTTGTCGACGACTTGGAGGCTGCGGTCGGACGCGAGTTGCGGGATCTGGACGGGGAACGACTTGCGTCCCAGATGGCCAAGACGAGCCTGGCGCAGACAGTGGCCATCGACGGCCCGGGAAACATTCAGGGCAACCTGCACCTCATCAGTCGACAGGTCGAGGGAGTGAGCGAAGAACTGCTCACCACACGCCTAGGTGCGGACACCGGCCGGGTGGTGTGCGTGTACGCGCAGCCGGACGGTGCCTGGACGCTGGACGAGTCCGGCACCGTAGCCCTGCCGGAAGGGCCCCGGCCCTCTCGTCAGGACACCGCCGAGGTGATGGCCCATCTGGTGCCGGTGCCCGGAAGGTGGCTGCGTGACGGCGGCGTCGAGTACCCCGCCGACTGGCGCAAGCAGCCTCTGCTGCGGGAAGTGGGTTTGCTGGTGCTGACTCCTGCCGATGGTGGTTGGCGTTGCCGGCTCGGTGAGCGCACCATCGCCCTCTCCGAGGTGGGAGTCGAGGAACTTTGA
- a CDS encoding DUF3566 domain-containing protein produces MTETRGAEGQQYSGALPGERPPQAPAGPYHPPQAYQSQQDGAVRKPRTPAGTRTTPRTRKARLRVAKADPWSVMKVSFLLSIALGICTIVASAVLWMVMDAMGVFSTVGGTISEATGSNESNGFDLQSFLSLPRVLVFTSVIAAIDVVLATALATLGAFIYNLSAGFVGGVELTLAEDE; encoded by the coding sequence GTGACCGAAACCCGAGGCGCCGAGGGCCAGCAGTACTCGGGCGCGCTGCCCGGCGAACGTCCGCCGCAGGCCCCCGCGGGCCCGTACCACCCGCCGCAGGCCTACCAGTCCCAGCAGGACGGCGCCGTCCGCAAGCCCCGCACTCCGGCCGGGACCCGCACCACTCCCCGCACCCGCAAGGCCCGGCTGCGGGTGGCGAAGGCCGACCCCTGGTCGGTGATGAAGGTGAGCTTCCTGCTCTCCATCGCCCTCGGCATCTGCACCATCGTCGCCTCCGCCGTCCTGTGGATGGTCATGGACGCCATGGGCGTCTTCTCCACCGTCGGCGGCACCATCTCCGAGGCCACCGGCTCCAACGAGTCCAACGGCTTCGACCTCCAGTCCTTCCTCTCCCTGCCGCGCGTCCTCGTCTTCACCTCGGTCATCGCAGCCATCGACGTCGTCCTCGCCACCGCCCTCGCCACCCTCGGCGCCTTCATCTACAACCTCTCCGCGGGCTTCGTGGGCGGCGTTGAGCTGACGTTGGCGGAGGATGAGTAG
- the gyrA gene encoding DNA gyrase subunit A — MADENTPTEETGTDGEGTAVEAMRVEPVGLETEMQRSYLDYAMSVIVSRALPDVRDGLKPVHRRVLYAMYDGGYRPEKGFYKCARVVGDVMGNYHPHGDSSIYDALVRLAQHWSMRMPLVDSNGNFGSPGNDPAAAMRYTECKMAPLSMEMVRDIDEETVDFTDNYDGRSQEPTVLPARFPNLLINGSAGIAVGMATNIPPHNLREVAAGAQWYLENPDASHEELLDALIERIKGPDFPTGALVVGRKGIEEAYRTGRGSITMRAVVEVEEIQNRQCLVVTELPYQVNPDNLAQKIADLVKDGRIGGIADVRDETSSRTGQRLVIVLKRDAVAKVVLNNLYKHTDLQTNFGANMLALVDGVPRTLSLDAFIRHWVAHQIEVVVRRTKFRLRKAEERAHILRGLLKALDAIDEVIALIRRSDTVEIAREGLMGLLEIDEIQANAILEMQLRRLAALERQKIIQEHDELQAKITEYKAILASPVRQRGIISEELTAIVEKFGDDRRTKLVPFDGDMSIEDLIAEEDIVVTITRGGYVKRTKTDDYRSQKRGGKGVRGTKLKEDDIVDHFFVSTTHHWLLFFTNKGRVYRAKAYELPDAGRDARGQHVANLLAFQPDEAIAEILAIRNYEVAPYLVLATKAGLVKKTSLKDYDSPRSGGVIAINLREMEDGRDDELIGAELVSGEDDLLLISKKAQSIRFTATDEALRPMGRATSGVKGMSFREGDELLSMNVVRPGTFVFTATDGGYAKRTPVDEYRVQGRGGLGIKAAKIVEDRGSLVGALVVESTDEILAITLGGGVIRTRVDEVRETGRDTMGVQLINLGKRDAVVGIARNAEAGREAEEVDGDAPDGEAPEAAAEDAPAAVADEGTEVSSE, encoded by the coding sequence ATGGCCGACGAGAACACCCCCACTGAAGAAACCGGCACGGACGGCGAGGGCACGGCGGTCGAGGCGATGCGCGTCGAGCCCGTCGGGCTCGAGACCGAGATGCAGCGCTCGTATCTCGACTACGCGATGTCCGTCATCGTCTCGCGTGCGCTGCCCGACGTCCGGGACGGCCTCAAGCCGGTGCACCGCCGCGTCCTGTACGCGATGTACGACGGCGGCTACCGGCCCGAGAAGGGCTTCTACAAGTGCGCCCGCGTCGTCGGCGACGTCATGGGCAACTACCACCCGCACGGCGACTCCTCGATCTACGACGCGCTGGTCCGCCTCGCGCAGCACTGGTCGATGCGGATGCCGCTGGTGGACTCCAACGGCAACTTCGGCTCCCCGGGCAACGACCCGGCGGCGGCCATGCGGTACACCGAGTGCAAGATGGCGCCGCTGTCGATGGAGATGGTCCGCGACATCGACGAGGAGACCGTCGACTTCACGGACAACTACGACGGCCGCTCCCAGGAGCCGACCGTCCTGCCCGCGCGCTTCCCGAACCTGCTGATCAACGGCTCGGCCGGCATCGCGGTCGGTATGGCCACCAACATCCCGCCGCACAACCTGCGCGAGGTCGCGGCCGGTGCCCAGTGGTACCTGGAGAACCCGGACGCCTCCCACGAGGAGCTGCTGGACGCGCTGATCGAGCGCATCAAGGGCCCCGACTTCCCGACCGGCGCCCTGGTCGTCGGCCGCAAGGGCATCGAGGAGGCGTACCGCACCGGGCGCGGCTCGATCACCATGCGCGCCGTGGTCGAGGTCGAGGAGATCCAGAACCGCCAGTGCCTGGTGGTCACCGAACTCCCGTACCAGGTCAACCCGGACAACCTTGCGCAGAAGATCGCCGACCTCGTCAAGGACGGCCGGATCGGCGGCATCGCCGACGTACGCGACGAGACCTCCTCGCGTACCGGCCAGCGCCTGGTCATCGTCCTCAAGCGGGACGCGGTCGCCAAGGTCGTCCTGAACAACCTCTACAAGCACACCGACCTGCAGACCAACTTCGGCGCCAACATGCTGGCCCTGGTCGACGGCGTGCCGCGCACCCTCTCCCTGGACGCGTTCATCCGGCACTGGGTGGCGCACCAGATCGAGGTCGTCGTCCGGCGTACGAAGTTCCGGCTGCGCAAGGCCGAGGAGCGCGCGCACATCCTGCGCGGTCTGCTCAAGGCGCTCGACGCCATCGACGAGGTCATCGCGCTGATCCGGCGCAGCGACACCGTCGAGATCGCCCGCGAGGGCCTGATGGGCCTCCTGGAGATCGACGAGATCCAGGCCAACGCGATCCTGGAGATGCAGCTCCGCCGCCTCGCGGCCCTGGAGCGCCAGAAGATCATCCAGGAGCACGACGAGCTCCAGGCGAAGATCACCGAGTACAAGGCGATCCTCGCCTCGCCGGTCCGCCAGCGCGGCATCATCAGCGAGGAACTGACCGCGATCGTCGAGAAGTTCGGCGACGACCGGCGCACCAAGCTGGTGCCCTTCGACGGTGACATGTCCATCGAGGACCTGATCGCCGAAGAGGACATCGTGGTGACGATCACCCGCGGTGGCTACGTCAAGCGCACCAAGACCGACGACTACCGCTCGCAGAAGCGCGGCGGCAAGGGCGTACGGGGCACGAAGCTCAAGGAAGACGACATCGTCGACCACTTCTTCGTCTCCACCACGCACCACTGGCTGCTGTTCTTCACCAACAAGGGCCGCGTCTACCGCGCCAAGGCCTACGAGCTCCCCGACGCCGGACGCGACGCCCGCGGCCAGCACGTGGCCAACCTCCTTGCCTTCCAGCCGGACGAGGCCATCGCGGAGATCCTCGCCATCCGCAACTACGAGGTCGCCCCGTACCTGGTCCTCGCCACCAAGGCGGGCCTGGTCAAGAAGACCTCGCTGAAGGACTACGACTCCCCGCGCTCGGGCGGCGTCATCGCGATCAACCTCCGTGAGATGGAGGACGGCCGCGACGACGAGCTGATCGGCGCCGAGCTGGTCTCGGGCGAGGACGACCTGCTGCTCATCTCCAAGAAGGCCCAGTCGATCCGCTTCACGGCGACCGACGAGGCGCTGCGCCCGATGGGCCGCGCCACCTCCGGCGTCAAGGGCATGAGTTTCCGCGAGGGCGACGAACTCCTGTCGATGAACGTCGTCCGTCCGGGTACGTTCGTCTTCACCGCCACCGACGGCGGCTACGCCAAGCGCACCCCGGTCGACGAGTACCGCGTCCAGGGCCGCGGCGGCCTCGGCATCAAGGCCGCCAAGATCGTCGAGGACCGGGGTTCGCTGGTCGGCGCGCTGGTGGTCGAGAGCACCGACGAGATCCTGGCCATCACGCTGGGGGGCGGTGTCATCCGCACGCGCGTCGATGAGGTGCGTGAGACCGGGCGTGACACCATGGGCGTCCAGCTGATCAACCTGGGCAAGCGCGACGCCGTCGTCGGCATCGCGCGCAACGCCGAGGCGGGCCGCGAGGCCGAGGAGGTCGACGGGGACGCCCCTGACGGGGAGGCCCCCGAAGCGGCCGCCGAGGACGCACCGGCCGCCGTCGCGGACGAGGGCACCGAGGTCTCGTCCGAGTAG